In the Chitinophagaceae bacterium genome, one interval contains:
- a CDS encoding S1/P1 nuclease, with the protein MKTIICCILLGFNIFNAYSWGQNGHRIVGLIAEKYLTPKAKKNIQKILKGESVAMVSTYADFIKSDSFYKKMDPLHYCTIADDTLYDGPPQEGDAIMAIEKFVKELQTKKFTEGDEAFTLKFLIHIIGDIHQPLHVGRGDDRGGNDIKVKFFSEETNLHSVWDSKIIDAQQLSYKEFTDWILTKNRNTEQIKKWKKDTLMNWVYESMSYRKTIYSIPENKRLGYEYIYQNLEIVLLRLHQAGVRLAGVLNKIYK; encoded by the coding sequence ATGAAAACAATTATTTGCTGTATCTTATTGGGATTTAATATCTTCAATGCTTATTCATGGGGACAAAATGGACATAGAATTGTAGGATTAATAGCAGAAAAATACCTTACTCCCAAAGCAAAAAAAAATATACAAAAAATACTCAAAGGAGAATCTGTAGCAATGGTATCTACGTACGCAGACTTCATAAAATCTGATTCTTTTTATAAAAAAATGGATCCACTTCATTATTGCACGATTGCTGACGATACTCTTTATGATGGTCCCCCTCAAGAAGGCGATGCTATTATGGCTATAGAAAAATTTGTAAAAGAGTTACAAACCAAAAAATTTACCGAAGGTGATGAAGCATTCACTTTAAAGTTTCTTATCCATATCATTGGAGACATACACCAACCACTTCACGTAGGAAGAGGGGATGATAGAGGAGGAAATGATATAAAGGTAAAATTTTTTTCAGAAGAAACAAACCTCCACTCCGTATGGGATTCTAAAATCATAGATGCACAGCAACTCAGCTATAAAGAATTTACAGATTGGATTCTAACAAAAAATAGAAATACAGAACAAATAAAAAAATGGAAAAAAGACACTCTTATGAATTGGGTTTATGAATCTATGAGCTATAGAAAAACTATATACAGTATTCCTGAAAACAAACGTTTAGGATACGAATATATATATCAAAATTTAGAAATAGTGTTATTAAGGTTACACCAAGCAGGGGTAAGATTAGCAGGAGTATTAAATAAAATCTACAAATAA
- a CDS encoding histidine phosphatase family protein, whose protein sequence is MKKLFLVRHAEANENVFKGMSDFERMLTNTGIAQASHLGNFLNQNFVNVDLIITSDAERTFTTSKIIAEQIKYPLEDIISSHNMYKSSVRLYLEILHELSDVNECILLVGHNPEITYIAEFLTGAEINIMELASFVEIHFDTNWKEVSKNSGVFKQYKV, encoded by the coding sequence ATGAAAAAGCTCTTTTTAGTAAGGCATGCGGAAGCAAATGAAAATGTATTTAAAGGAATGAGTGATTTTGAAAGAATGCTTACAAATACAGGCATAGCACAAGCGTCACACTTAGGAAATTTTTTGAATCAAAATTTTGTAAATGTAGATCTTATTATTACAAGCGATGCGGAAAGAACTTTTACTACCTCAAAAATTATAGCGGAACAAATAAAATATCCATTAGAAGATATTATATCATCACATAATATGTATAAATCTTCTGTGCGCTTATATTTAGAGATTCTTCATGAACTAAGTGATGTAAATGAATGCATTCTATTGGTAGGTCATAACCCTGAAATTACTTATATCGCTGAGTTTTTAACAGGTGCGGAAATAAATATCATGGAACTCGCATCTTTTGTAGAAATCCATTTTGATACCAATTGGAAAGAGGTTTCTAAAAATTCAGGAGTATTTAAACAATACAAAGTATAA
- the ruvA gene encoding Holliday junction branch migration protein RuvA — MITYLIGKFIEKEPTHTIVELNGIGYDVKISLSTYSFIKNLMEGKLFTHLHIKEDAHTLYGFATLYEKKRFLDLLSVNGVGPSTALLILSSLSVEDITNAIIKEDLKIIQSVKGVGTKTAQRILLELKDKIKKEEFTEKIIQGPIQHTETLKKEAIVALSVLGFQKQMAEKNVDVVLKEYNNTISLEDLIRIVLKNYK, encoded by the coding sequence ATGATAACTTACCTTATTGGAAAATTTATTGAAAAAGAACCAACGCATACCATAGTAGAACTCAATGGTATCGGATACGATGTCAAAATATCTTTATCTACTTATTCTTTTATAAAAAACTTGATGGAAGGAAAGTTATTTACTCACTTACATATAAAAGAAGATGCTCATACACTCTATGGATTTGCTACTTTATACGAAAAAAAAAGATTTTTAGACCTTCTATCTGTAAATGGGGTAGGACCTAGTACTGCACTGCTTATTCTCTCTTCTCTTTCTGTAGAAGATATTACAAATGCTATTATAAAAGAAGATCTAAAAATAATACAATCTGTAAAAGGTGTTGGAACTAAAACAGCACAAAGAATCTTATTAGAATTAAAAGATAAAATAAAAAAAGAAGAATTTACAGAAAAAATAATACAGGGACCCATTCAGCATACAGAAACTCTTAAAAAAGAAGCTATAGTAGCACTTTCTGTATTAGGATTTCAAAAACAAATGGCTGAAAAAAATGTAGACGTAGTATTAAAAGAATATAATAATACCATAAGTTTAGAAGACCTCATCAGAATAGTTTTGAAAAACTATAAATAA
- a CDS encoding NUDIX domain-containing protein, with the protein MNEPHTILEKLYGDHLRIRVCGIYIQEKKILLLKHVGVGKKQYMWIPPGGGMVFGQSVEENLKREFVEETGLKIQVKRFLFFYEYLQKPIHSIELFFEVKKIMGTLMLGKDPEMPLSEQIIQEIKFFSFAEIQKMDRETLHPVIVDNYMGM; encoded by the coding sequence ATGAACGAGCCACATACAATATTAGAAAAATTATATGGGGATCATTTACGTATAAGAGTTTGTGGGATTTATATACAAGAAAAAAAAATTCTTCTGTTGAAACATGTAGGGGTAGGGAAAAAGCAATATATGTGGATACCGCCAGGCGGAGGAATGGTTTTTGGACAGTCCGTAGAAGAGAATCTCAAAAGAGAGTTTGTGGAAGAAACAGGGCTGAAAATACAAGTAAAAAGATTTTTGTTTTTCTATGAGTACCTTCAAAAGCCCATTCATTCAATAGAATTATTTTTTGAAGTAAAAAAAATAATGGGAACATTAATGTTAGGAAAAGATCCAGAAATGCCATTATCAGAACAGATAATACAAGAAATAAAATTTTTCTCATTTGCAGAAATACAAAAGATGGATAGAGAAACCTTACATCCTGTTATAGTAGATAATTATATGGGAATGTAA
- a CDS encoding rhodanese-related sulfurtransferase — MKKYSVLLYYCYTQIDNTESFREAHHIYCIEKKLLGRIIIAQEGINGTVSGLVENCQEYMEHLKADKRFAHIEFKIEYVDFHVFKKIHVRIKREIVHSGLPYINPIQKTGAYIEPKEMHSILKNNEKDTVLLDVRSKYEYSVGKFKNAITLDIENFRELKEKIDVLKKTIQNKKIITYCTGGIKCEKASAYLLENGFENVYQLHGGIIKYGIEADGEYFEGKCYVFDSRIAVDVNKINPTIVGSCYVCKKICDKMINCANPTCNKHVPICKECAEKLEGTCSAECQQNPHKRPYDGTGYYQKNTNGYNPYKDVVKKKTPTSYNNISNN; from the coding sequence ATGAAAAAATATAGCGTTCTACTCTACTATTGCTACACACAAATAGATAATACAGAATCTTTTCGAGAAGCCCACCATATATACTGTATAGAAAAAAAACTACTCGGAAGAATTATCATCGCACAAGAAGGAATAAATGGCACTGTAAGCGGACTTGTAGAAAATTGCCAAGAATATATGGAACATCTCAAAGCAGATAAACGATTCGCACATATAGAATTTAAAATAGAATATGTGGATTTTCATGTATTTAAAAAAATTCATGTCAGAATAAAACGTGAAATTGTTCATTCAGGGCTTCCTTATATAAATCCCATACAAAAAACAGGAGCATATATAGAACCAAAAGAAATGCATAGTATTTTAAAAAACAATGAAAAAGATACAGTCCTATTAGATGTAAGGTCAAAGTATGAATATTCAGTGGGGAAATTTAAAAATGCAATTACTTTGGATATCGAAAATTTTAGAGAGTTGAAAGAAAAAATAGATGTACTCAAAAAAACTATTCAAAATAAAAAAATTATCACCTATTGTACTGGTGGGATAAAATGTGAAAAAGCAAGTGCATATCTTTTAGAAAACGGGTTTGAAAACGTATACCAACTTCACGGTGGCATTATAAAATATGGCATAGAAGCAGATGGAGAATACTTTGAAGGAAAATGTTATGTATTTGATAGTAGAATAGCGGTAGATGTCAATAAAATAAACCCTACAATAGTAGGTTCATGCTATGTCTGTAAAAAAATCTGTGATAAGATGATAAACTGTGCAAATCCTACTTGTAATAAGCATGTGCCTATTTGTAAAGAATGTGCTGAAAAATTAGAAGGTACCTGCTCCGCCGAATGCCAACAAAATCCTCATAAAAGACCTTATGATGGAACAGGATATTATCAAAAAAATACAAATGGGTATAACCCATATAAAGATGTTGTGAAGAAAAAAACACCAACTTCTTACAATAACATATCAAATAATTGA
- a CDS encoding zinc ABC transporter substrate-binding protein, with translation MRILYLLLILTWNISCEEKKEIKSKKIKIVCTTNMIYDVVKNIAGDTVSASFLMGAGVDPHLYKTTQGDITTLLESDIVFYNGLFLEGKMEDVFEKLARQKPVIPVTKDINKKLLRTNSAFAHSFDPHVWFDIKLWKTAVKTISSYLQTFDTIHTNFYKTNEIAYLSQLDSLDVWAKKEINTIPPSQKILITAHDAFGYFGDAYNIQVMGLQGISTQSDFGLKDITYIVNEIVSKNVKAVFLETSVSEKSMKAVILGCKEKGHTLTIGGKLYSDAMGEINSPEGNYIGMFSFNVKTIVSSLK, from the coding sequence ATGCGAATACTCTACCTTCTTCTTATACTTACATGGAATATATCCTGCGAAGAAAAAAAAGAAATAAAGTCAAAAAAAATAAAAATTGTCTGCACAACCAATATGATATACGATGTTGTTAAAAACATAGCTGGTGATACCGTGTCCGCCTCTTTTTTAATGGGAGCAGGAGTAGATCCACATCTCTATAAAACGACACAAGGAGATATAACCACCCTTTTAGAATCAGATATTGTATTTTATAATGGACTTTTTTTAGAAGGAAAGATGGAAGATGTATTTGAAAAATTAGCAAGACAAAAACCCGTCATACCTGTTACAAAAGACATAAATAAAAAATTATTAAGAACCAATTCAGCATTTGCTCATTCTTTTGACCCACACGTATGGTTTGATATAAAACTTTGGAAAACAGCAGTAAAAACAATAAGCTCCTATCTTCAAACATTTGACACTATCCATACAAATTTTTATAAAACAAACGAAATAGCATATCTCTCCCAATTAGATTCATTAGATGTATGGGCGAAAAAAGAAATAAATACCATACCACCATCTCAAAAAATTCTCATAACAGCCCACGATGCCTTTGGATACTTTGGAGATGCTTATAATATACAAGTAATGGGATTGCAAGGAATATCCACACAATCGGACTTCGGCTTAAAAGATATAACCTATATAGTGAATGAAATCGTAAGCAAAAATGTAAAAGCAGTTTTTTTAGAAACCTCCGTATCAGAAAAATCTATGAAAGCTGTTATATTAGGATGCAAAGAAAAAGGGCATACCCTTACTATAGGAGGAAAACTCTATTCCGATGCGATGGGAGAAATTAATTCCCCCGAAGGAAATTATATAGGTATGTTCTCTTTTAATGTGAAAACTATTGTGAGCTCTTTGAAATAA